One window from the genome of Candidatus Chlorohelix allophototropha encodes:
- the rpsU gene encoding 30S ribosomal protein S21 → MQVVQEDGESFENLLRRFTQQVKKAGVLSEFKRKRFFVSKGVERREKMKKSQQRQRRKQQRG, encoded by the coding sequence GTGCAAGTAGTGCAAGAAGATGGCGAAAGCTTTGAGAATTTGCTGCGAAGATTTACCCAGCAGGTTAAGAAAGCCGGCGTGCTGAGCGAATTTAAACGAAAGCGATTCTTCGTTTCCAAAGGCGTAGAACGCCGGGAGAAAATGAAAAAGAGCCAACAACGTCAACGCCGCAAGCAACAACGCGGTTAG